In a single window of the Halodesulfovibrio sp. MK-HDV genome:
- a CDS encoding HIT family protein — protein MSTQDCIFCKIINGEIPCAELYSDDNVLAFLDIGPVSKGHTLIIPKQHYANIFDIPAELAPAIIKAQQVVGKAILATTGATGLNIFMNNHPDAGQLVFHAHWHLIPRFSDDGLKHWPQVAYDSIKEAQHLATSIRQHI, from the coding sequence ATGAGTACTCAAGATTGTATTTTTTGCAAGATCATCAACGGTGAGATTCCCTGCGCGGAACTTTACTCAGATGACAACGTATTGGCTTTTCTAGACATTGGTCCGGTAAGCAAAGGCCACACGCTTATTATCCCTAAGCAGCATTATGCGAATATCTTTGATATTCCAGCTGAACTTGCCCCTGCCATCATCAAAGCACAACAGGTTGTTGGCAAAGCTATACTTGCCACTACGGGGGCAACAGGGTTGAATATATTCATGAACAACCATCCAGATGCCGGTCAGCTTGTTTTTCACGCTCACTGGCACCTGATACCCCGCTTCAGTGATGATGGCCTGAAGCATTGGCCACAGGTAGCATACGACTCTATTAAAGAGGCACAGCATTTAGCCACCAGCATTCGGCAGCACATATAA
- a CDS encoding elongator complex protein 3 — MIFSHPEPVSRKTRILPVFMPFAGCRTRCVYCSQTVQTGTAESQLENIYTLLQQTLASAEDGAGYEVAFYGGTFTAIPFEWQERLVSLAGQYIASGKVTGVRCSTRPDAVDSERLSQLRNLGLKTVELGVQTYNNTVLTNSKRGYTEEVIVSACNIVKKSSLNLGIQLLPGLPGMDKKIFQTDIEKTCALAPAVVRLYPCLVFENTVLARWYARGEFAPWGLDETVEALGMGVLKLWQHGIRVIRIGVAQEDGLTDSLIAGPFHPAMGNMVRSEALRCLLVEKMEQLNKPFSRLILPKRYQGELWGYKGSHREFWSQQGMSPENALGWKLPVFQMD, encoded by the coding sequence ATGATTTTTTCTCACCCAGAACCAGTAAGCCGCAAGACACGGATTCTGCCTGTTTTCATGCCTTTTGCCGGATGCAGAACTCGGTGTGTGTATTGTTCACAAACGGTTCAGACTGGAACAGCTGAATCACAATTGGAAAATATTTACACGTTGTTGCAGCAGACTCTTGCAAGCGCGGAAGACGGTGCCGGGTACGAGGTTGCATTCTATGGCGGAACATTTACTGCAATTCCATTTGAATGGCAGGAACGTCTGGTTTCCCTTGCTGGACAATATATTGCGTCCGGAAAGGTTACAGGTGTTCGCTGTTCAACCCGTCCTGATGCTGTTGATTCAGAACGTTTATCGCAACTACGAAATTTAGGTCTTAAAACTGTCGAGCTAGGCGTACAAACCTATAATAACACAGTTTTAACCAATAGCAAGCGTGGGTATACGGAAGAGGTGATAGTAAGTGCTTGCAATATCGTTAAAAAAAGTTCTCTGAATCTCGGAATTCAGCTGCTTCCCGGTCTTCCGGGAATGGATAAAAAAATATTTCAGACCGATATAGAAAAGACATGTGCCTTGGCTCCGGCAGTTGTTCGTCTCTATCCATGTCTTGTCTTTGAAAATACTGTTTTGGCTCGCTGGTATGCTCGTGGTGAGTTTGCGCCATGGGGATTAGATGAAACAGTTGAGGCTCTGGGAATGGGGGTACTAAAGCTTTGGCAGCATGGTATCCGTGTTATCCGAATAGGAGTTGCTCAGGAAGACGGGCTGACTGACAGCCTCATTGCAGGACCTTTTCATCCGGCTATGGGGAATATGGTGCGGAGTGAAGCGTTGCGATGTTTGCTTGTTGAAAAAATGGAACAGCTTAATAAGCCGTTCTCACGACTTATTTTGCCAAAGCGTTATCAGGGTGAGCTTTGGGGGTACAAAGGGTCGCATAGAGAGTTTTGGAGTCAGCAAGGTATGTCTCCAGAAAATGCTCTGGGTTGGAAACTTCCTGTTTTTCAAATGGATTAG
- a CDS encoding outer membrane homotrimeric porin — MKRIIILMLACTMVFGAVVSSSATEFKASGTLDMAFEWLDNPNPREASNGDYFTAIQRLRTKIDIIANESLKGVYYLEVGTIRWGDTDTFGRGSGGAIGTDGVNVETKRLYLDFQMPHTSLSLRMGLQGLAFPGLANNNPVLDDDVAAVVANYAFSDRFNVVAAWARAADTENYTPATPTSKTKYDVFTIIGGLNFEPVTVVPYIAYATIGRNADVNSGIPLGIPLATDDRDVWWLGVSAQSACWERLNLAFDFVWGQSNGSDMPAGLTNVNSRDQSGFYALLHADYKMENYTPTIDLWYASGDDDSETGDGNYLPEISAGGLALTNLGTDGGFFDTTDNAFTLSGIGTMGVVLGITEVTFIENVTHDFKVAWMQGTSDYSSTAVVDTFPTDEDRAWEFNIDTNWQMYENLAAIVELGYLNPDYKSVSGEEAVFKAALGFQYSY, encoded by the coding sequence ATGAAACGCATTATTATCCTGATGCTCGCTTGTACTATGGTATTTGGTGCCGTAGTTTCAAGTTCAGCTACCGAATTTAAGGCTTCCGGTACTCTCGACATGGCTTTCGAGTGGCTGGACAACCCAAATCCACGCGAAGCTAGCAATGGCGACTACTTTACTGCCATTCAGCGTCTGCGTACCAAAATTGACATCATCGCTAACGAATCACTGAAAGGTGTTTACTACCTTGAAGTTGGTACCATCCGTTGGGGTGATACAGACACCTTCGGCCGCGGAAGCGGTGGTGCTATCGGCACCGACGGTGTAAACGTAGAAACTAAACGTCTCTACCTCGATTTCCAGATGCCTCATACTTCCCTTTCACTTCGTATGGGTCTTCAGGGTCTCGCATTTCCTGGCCTCGCTAACAACAACCCCGTTCTCGATGACGACGTAGCAGCTGTAGTTGCTAACTACGCTTTCTCAGATCGTTTCAACGTTGTAGCAGCATGGGCTCGTGCAGCAGATACTGAAAACTACACTCCTGCAACACCTACTAGCAAAACAAAGTACGACGTATTCACCATCATCGGTGGTTTGAACTTCGAACCAGTTACTGTTGTACCTTACATTGCTTACGCTACAATCGGACGTAACGCAGACGTTAACTCAGGAATTCCTTTAGGCATTCCTTTAGCTACAGACGATCGTGACGTATGGTGGCTCGGTGTTTCTGCTCAGTCAGCTTGTTGGGAACGCCTCAATTTAGCTTTTGATTTCGTTTGGGGTCAGTCTAACGGTTCCGACATGCCTGCTGGTTTAACCAATGTTAACAGCCGTGACCAGAGTGGCTTCTACGCACTCCTCCACGCTGACTACAAAATGGAAAACTACACTCCTACTATCGACCTCTGGTATGCATCCGGTGATGATGACAGCGAAACAGGCGATGGTAACTACTTGCCAGAAATCTCCGCTGGTGGTCTTGCTCTGACCAACCTCGGTACTGACGGTGGCTTCTTTGACACCACAGATAACGCATTTACTCTTTCCGGTATCGGCACCATGGGTGTTGTTCTCGGCATTACTGAAGTTACCTTCATTGAGAACGTAACTCATGACTTTAAAGTTGCATGGATGCAGGGTACATCTGATTACTCTAGCACTGCTGTAGTTGACACCTTCCCAACTGACGAAGACAGAGCTTGGGAATTCAACATTGATACTAACTGGCAGATGTACGAAAACCTCGCAGCTATCGTAGAACTCGGTTACCTGAATCCGGATTACAAATCTGTTTCCGGCGAAGAAGCTGTATTCAAAGCAGCTTTAGGTTTCCAGTACTCTTACTAG
- a CDS encoding RluA family pseudouridine synthase, whose protein sequence is MLSLTFVYEDTKLVVVNKPSGLLSVPGKGEENQDSVETRIRERYPHCTKIPTVHRLDMDTSGLLVLALTKRTKRELSEQFQNREVSKRYIALIEGQLEEEGGTISLPLRMDLANRPYSVVDLENGKQALTEWRNLGVEGVYTRVEFILHTGRTHQLRLHALHGLGFPIVGDRLYGNGTQAGQMKLHAAYLRFVHPKTQEVLEFISEPDF, encoded by the coding sequence ATGCTTTCCCTTACTTTTGTTTACGAAGACACCAAGCTTGTGGTGGTAAATAAGCCCAGCGGGTTGCTTTCTGTGCCGGGAAAAGGGGAAGAAAATCAAGATTCCGTGGAAACACGAATTCGTGAGCGTTATCCGCACTGCACTAAAATCCCAACTGTTCATCGGCTTGATATGGACACTTCCGGGTTGCTTGTGCTGGCTTTGACAAAGCGTACAAAGCGTGAGCTGTCTGAGCAGTTTCAAAATAGAGAAGTAAGCAAGCGATATATAGCCCTCATTGAAGGGCAGCTTGAAGAAGAAGGCGGTACGATATCTTTGCCGCTGAGGATGGATTTAGCCAACCGGCCTTATAGTGTTGTTGATCTCGAAAATGGAAAGCAGGCTTTGACAGAGTGGCGCAATCTTGGTGTTGAAGGTGTGTATACTCGTGTAGAATTTATTTTGCATACAGGCAGAACACATCAATTGCGTCTACATGCTCTTCATGGCTTGGGTTTTCCTATTGTGGGCGACCGGCTCTATGGAAATGGTACTCAGGCAGGGCAGATGAAGCTACATGCAGCGTACCTGCGTTTTGTGCATCCTAAGACACAAGAAGTGTTAGAGTTTATTTCAGAGCCAGATTTTTAA
- a CDS encoding Rid family detoxifying hydrolase, which produces MATVITSDKAPAAAGPYSHAIKAAGLVFTAGQLAIDPETGKVAGDAETQARQTLTNIKHVLEAAGTSLDRVIKVTVFATKLEYFADLAKVYTDFFNEPFPARSGMEVSRLPMDSMFEIEVIAEK; this is translated from the coding sequence ATGGCAACCGTAATTACAAGCGATAAAGCACCAGCTGCTGCAGGTCCATACTCACACGCAATCAAAGCTGCAGGTCTTGTCTTCACTGCCGGTCAGCTCGCTATTGATCCTGAAACAGGAAAAGTAGCTGGAGATGCTGAAACGCAGGCTCGCCAGACTCTTACAAATATTAAGCATGTTCTGGAAGCCGCAGGCACTTCATTGGATAGAGTCATTAAAGTTACTGTGTTTGCAACTAAGTTGGAATACTTTGCAGACCTTGCAAAAGTGTACACAGACTTCTTTAACGAGCCGTTCCCTGCACGCAGTGGAATGGAAGTTTCCCGTCTTCCAATGGATTCCATGTTTGAGATCGAAGTTATCGCTGAGAAGTAA